The stretch of DNA GTCTCGCAGGTCGTTTATAGCCGCTGATGAGGCTCCGTGGTTCTCAAGATTCTGGTCCCGCAGGCTGTCAGTGTCGGCCAAACCAGCATTGTCGCGCGATCAATGCGACTCAAATGGACATTGACCATCGGGTCAGTGTCCATTTGGTCGACATTGACGGTCCGACTCCCGCGGTCGAGGTTCGCGCAGGTCCCATAGCGCGCGCGGGCGATTTCCGAAAACGCGTCTAGCTGCAAGTCAGCCTCGCCACATTATGCCATGATCCCGCCCTCTCGCGCGCAGTGTCGCCAATCTCGCCGGAACGCGCGTTTGGAGGGTCTCAATGCTGGTTTCATCGACATGATCGACGTTTCAGTGTCGATTTCATCGACATTGACCTCCACACTCCGGGGTTCAAAGGGTTGAAGGTTTTTTCAGCCGATTAGCAGGCCTGCAAATGGAGATTGCTTCCGTTACGGCCTGAATTAGTCGGATAAGGTCTGGAACGGGCAAGTGATCGAGCAACTGGTAAGTCAACTCACCGACAATCTGACGGAACTGGTGTGCGTGGCCGATCCGGCTAGCGGGCAAATAAGCCTTTAGCTGGTCATTCCCCAAATGCCTGGTTGCCATATGTTACATGCGGAACGTGAGCTCGATTGCGGGAGTCGTACCGTTAATGTCGAATTGAGCAGCATTGAGCGCGCGACAATGCCGGTTTGATCGACAAGGAAGGTGAACGCTGGTCGGTGTTGAAGTATATTGTGTACACTCGTGACTCTAGGGGTGATCAATTGAGCACTCGACGCATGGTGTTGGCGGCTGTTTTTGCTGCAACGATTGCAGTATCGGCCTTTGTTGTGATTCCGATTCCGGGAAGCCCTGTTCCATTCACAATGCAGGTGCTAGTGGTGCTGCTCGCTTCGGCGGTGCTCGGATCGAAGACTGGATTTGCATCAGTGCTCGCCTACCTGGCAATCGGTGCACTGGGGGTTCCGGTCTTCTCTGGCGGCAGAGCAGGGATCGCAGTCCTGGCTGGACCGACCGGCGGGTATCTGTGGGGGTTCCTCCTGGCGTCAGCCGTCGTGGGTCGGATCGCTTCTGGCACTGGCTCTGTGGCTGACTTTGGCGCCGGTGCTGGCTCCGATGCTGCTTGCAGTGCGAACTCTGACCGTTGGCGCATGTTGCTGGCTATGTCCGCGGGGATTGCCGTCATCTACGTCTTCGGCTGGGTGCAGCTGGCCATAGTCGCAAACATCGGGTTTGCGAGGGCATTTACAGTGGGAGTTCTGCCGTTCATACCCTTGGATCTTGCCAAGGCGGCTGCAGCAGGGTCTATTGCACTGAGGGTTCGTAGGGTCACTGAATCCGCGAGAGCGTCTATGTCGCTGTGACGACTGAATGAGCATGCCAACGTTGGGGGGATGGCTGAATTGCAGAAAGAGGATCTCAAGATCGCGCACAGTCGGTGGAGAGGCGTGACCTACACCAAAGTGGTCTCCAAGTTTCCCGAGCGGAAGGCGAGGTTCGAGGGCAGCTCTGGTATTGAGGTTGAGCCTCTGTACACCCCTTTCGATACTGAGAACACTGATTATCTGGAGAACATAGGCTACCCCGGGGAGTTCCCGTTTACCCGCGGTGTGCAGCCTACGATGTATCGCGGGCGCTTCTGGACCATGCGGCAGTACGCGGGGTTCGCGACTGCAGAGGAGTCGAACCGGCGGTATAAGTACCTTTTGGATCAGGGCCAGACAGGGCTGTCCGTTGCATTCGACCTTCCCACCCAGATAGGGTACGATTCCGATAATGCGCTGTCCTTGGGAGAGGTCGGAAAGGTGGGGGTCGCCATCGACTCCCTAGCAGACATGGAGATCTTGTTCGGTGGGATACCGCTTGACAAAGTATCCACGTCGATGACCATCAACGCTCCAGCCTCTGTCCTGCTGGCAATGTACATAGCTGTGGCGGAGAAGCAGGGAGTAACTGCGGACCAGCTTGACGGCACGATCCAGAACGACATTCTGAAGGAATACGCGGCGCGGGGCACCTACATATTCCCGCCGAAGCCATCGATGCGGCTCATCACGAACATCTTCGAATATTGCTCCAAGAGCGTTCCGAAGTGGAACACCATCAGCATCAGCGGCTACCACATAAGAGAAGCCGGCGCCACCGCTGTGCAGGAAGTGGCGTTCACCCTGGCTGATGGCATCGCCTACGTGCAGGCTGCGGTGGATGCGGGTCTGGCGGTGGACGATTTCGCACCCAGGCTGTCTTTCTTCTTCAACGCCCACAATGACCTGTTTGAGGAGGTCGCTAAGTTCAGGGCGGCCAGAAGGCTGTGGGCCAAGGTCATGCGCGATAGATTTGGGGCCAAGAACCCCAAGTCGATGATGCTGAGGTTCCACACTCAGACCGCAGGCTGCACCCTCACTGCTCAGCAGCCAGACAACAACGTCGTGAGAGTTGCTATGCAGGCGCTTGCGGCAGTTCTCGGCGGAACTCAGTCGCTGCACACCAACTCTCGGGACGAGGCACTGGCTCTCCCAAGCCAGGATTCGGTTAGGATCGCCCTGCGGACCCAGCAGATCATCGCCTACGAGAGCGGTGTGGCGGATACCGTTGACCCGATGGCAGGCTCCTACTATGTTGAGTCACTCACCGACAAGATCGAGGCCGCTGCTGCCGGCTACATCAAGCGCATCGACGAGATGGGAGGAGCTGCCGCAGCCATAGAGCGGGGCTTCATCCAGAACGAGATCGAGGAGAGCGCCTACAAGTACCAGATGGAACTGGAGTCTTCCGACCGTGTGGTGGTGGGCCTGAACAAGTTCCAGATCACAGAGGCGCCTCCCAAGGGCCTCCTCAAGGTCGACCCGGCAGTTGGGGAGCAGCAGCGGGCGAAGCTTGCCGCGCTGCGCGGGAGGCGTGATGGGGCAGCAGTCGGCGTGGCGCTTGACGCCCTGCGCCAGGCAGCGAGTGGTTCGGATAACCTCATGCCGTACATCATAGATGCCGTGAAGGCGTACGCTACACTGGGCGAAATATGTGACACGCTGCGCGGGGTCTTTGGAGAGTATAAGCCCCAGGCGGCCTACTAGGAAGGGGGAGCGGGCGAGACATGGACAAGAAGATCAGAGTTCTCGTGGCCAAGCCCGGCCTGGACGGCCACGATAGGGGCGCGAAGGTAGTGGCGCGTGCCCTGCGTGATGCGGGCATGGAGGTCATCTACACAGGACTCAGGCAGACTCCGGATCAGATTGTGGCCACGGCCATTCAGGAGGATGTGGACGCGATCGCTATGTCGATCCTATCCGGCGCTCACGGTTATCTCTTCCCGCGGGTGATGGAGCTTCTTGCGGAGCGTGGGGTGGACGATATCCTGGTAATAGGGGGCGGGATTATCCCTGAGGAGGATATCCCTGCGCTTAAGGAATGCGGCATTGCTGAGATATTTGGCCCGGGCACACTCACATCCGACACGGTCAGGTTCATCCGCGAGAACGTCAAGAAGTAGGGGCGGTTTTCATCTATGAGCCACATCGATCTCGCGCGCCGCGCCATATGCCGCGACATCAGAGCGGTGTCGCGCCTGATGACGGTCTTCGAAAACAAGGCAGAGGGCTTCGAGGAGGCTTACGCCACCGTATATCCCTACACTGGCCGCGCTCACGTGATCGGCGTGACGGGCCCGCCAGGCTCTGGTAAGAGCACCCTCGTAGACAAGATCGTCGGGGGGTTCAGAGAACGGGGCAGATTGGTGGGAATCGTCGCAGTGGATCCTACCAGCCCTTTCACTGGAGGGGCGCTTCTCGGTGACCGCGTACGCATGCAGCGCCACTCCACCGATGACGGTGTGTTTATCCGAAGCATGGGCACAAGAGGGCACCTGGGCGGGGTATCCCGCGCAACCTCGGGAGCGGTCGATGTGCTAGATGCCGCGGGCTACGATTACGTGATAATCGAGACGGTCGGCGTCGGCCAGTCAGAGGTGGAGATTGCCTCCATTGCCGATACCGTGGTTTTGGTGCAGGTGCCCGGGCTCGGCGATGATATTCAGGTGATCAAAGCTGGCGTGATGGAGATTGGCGACATCTTCGTCGTCAACAAGAAGGACCGACCAGGTGTCGAGAGAACTGTGGCGGAGATCCGGGTCGCTCTCGAGCTCGGCGGCGACGGGCGCGCCGGCGGGCGCGGATCGGGAGGACATCACGGTTCAGCGGGATCCGCAACTAAGTCGAAAGCGGGGCCGGAAGGGGAGTCCGCGTCCGCGTCGGGCAGTGCGCCGGGTTGGCGCCCTCCGATTCTTCAGACAATGGCAGAGACGGGCGAGGGTGTGCCTGAGTTGTGCGCCCAGTGTGATGCGCACTTCAATGCCATGGAGAGTTCCGGGGCCCTAGCGGAGCGACGGTACCGGCGGGCGCGCACAGAGACCATGCAGATCACTTCGGAGCGTATATGGAGAGGCCTCGAAGACGATCCACATGCGCTTCAGGCTGCGGAGGACCTAGCGTGGAGCGTGGCGCGGCGGGCTACTGATCCGTACGGAGCTGCGGAGGCACTCTACAGGATGCTTGTGGGATAGGAGGGACATGATTTGATCAAGTCGGTTGACCATATCGGGATTGCAGTCTCCGATCTCGACGCGGCCATAAGGGTGTACACCGATACCCTAGGCATTGCACTGAACGGCGCCGAGACTGTGCCGGAGCAGAAAGTGAGAGTGGCTTTTCTCCCAGCGGGAGAGACTGAGATCGAGCTTCTCGAATCGACAGATCCTGAGGGCCCCATCGCCAAGTTCATCGAGAAGAAGGGAGAGGGCATCCAGCACATCGCCTTCAGGGTGGATGACATAGATGCTGCTCTTGAAGAGATGAAGGCCAAAGGCGTGCGTCTTATCGATGAGAAGCCTAGATACGGGGCTGGAGGTGCGCGAATCGCGTTCCTGCATCCTAAGTCCACTGGTGGAGTCCTCATCGAGCTATGCGAGAGGGAAGGGGAGAAGAAGTAGCATGATGAGAAATGGAAAACTGATCACCGCCGCTATTGCGGCGACCTTGGCCCTACTCGTGTTTGCCGGGGCGTGTTCTGCCCAGGTAGGCGCGATGTCCGGCAACTCCGTGGGATGGGTCTTCCTGAAGACTGACGAGCTGAACGGGCAGCTCACGGATCATGGGTTTGCCGAGATGCCCAAGGGCATGTTCATCTGGGGCGGATATGGAATAGGCGATATTCCTGGCGGAAAGTGGTCCATCGGCGGATGGGGCGCCGGTGGCAATGCCAAGTCGGTTTCCGGCTCTGGAGCCTCTGCGAAAACCGCGACGCTCGCGCTTTCCATGGGCGGCATCATGGCGCAGTACAACATCAGCGTGTCCGAGAAAGTCAGGTTTGGGCTCGGTGCGGTGCTCGGCGGCGGAGCTGCGACGCTAACCGCAACCTCAGGGCAGGTGGGTGGTTTCGAAGATCTGCTTGGCCCCGGGCATTCCTCGTCCGCATGGCGACCCTATCTGCTGGCGCAGCCTCAGGCATCACTGGCGTTCCCAGTGTCGCAGATGATCGACGCTAGGATCTCGGGAGGCTATACGTTTATGTATGCCCCCGTGGGCTGGATTGAAGGATCAAGGTTCCGCGAGCATTTCCAGGGCCCGCTCAAGACGATTGGTGTTCCATTCATCGAGCTGGGCATATCATTTGGCGGCCCGATGGGGGCATCTGACTAACTGATCCGGCGCCAAGCGCGGCACAGGCAGGCCACTGGAAGAGCCCCAGACTCGCGCGGCGTGCCGCTCGGAGCCTGGGGCTCGTTTTCATTTGCGCATTGCTTACGGGGAATCCCAAGAAATCGACTAGAGCCCTCCAAACCGCGACAACAGTACGCCCGCAACTATGGCCGAGCCTATTACCCCCGCCACATTCGGACCCATAGCATGCATCAGCAGGAAGTTGCCGGGCTTCTCCTCCTGCGCCACTACCTGCACCACTCGAGCGGCCATGGGAACGGCCGACACTCCAGCGGAGCCGATAAGCGGGTTAACCTTTCTCTTGGAGAGCCAGCACATCAGGTCGCCGAGGAGTACTCCGCCTGCAGTGCCTCCTGAGAACGCGATGAGCCCCAGGATGATGATGCTTATGGTTTTCCAGTTAAGGAAGCTGGCGGCGTTCGCGGTTGCGCCCACCGTGGTGCCTAAGAAGATCGTTATGATGTTGATGAGTTCGTTCTGCGCCGTTTTCGAAAGCCGGTCCACGACTGCCGATTCGCGGAGCAGGTTGCCCATCATCAGAGAGGCTACCAGGGCTGCAGCTGATGGCAGCATTAGTCCAACAACCAGTGTGACGATTATTGGGAACAGGATTCGCTCAGTCTTCGACACGGGACGAAGCTGCTCCATCACGATCTCGCGGTCCGTCTTCCTTGTCAGCGCCCTCATAATCGGGGGCTGGATGATAGGAACCAACGCCATGTAGGAGTAGGCCGCGATGGCAATGGGCCCGAGCAAGTGTGGCGCCAGTCTGGTGGTCACGTAGATCGCCGTCGGTCCGTCGGCGCCTCCGATTATGCCGATGGAGCCTGCCTCAGCCGGCGTGAAGCCAAGCAGAAGAGCGCCGATGAACGTGATGAATATCCCAAATTGAGCTGCCGCCCCGAGGAGGATGGTGGATGGATTCGCGATGAGAGGACCGAAGTCGGTCATCGCTCCGACGCCCAGGAAGATGAGCGGCGGGTATATGCCGAGCTTAACCCCTTGATACAGATAGTAGAGGAGCCCGCCGATCACGCCGTCCTTCGGGCCATCCATGAGCCCTGCAAGAGGCAGGTTCGCGAGCAGCATTCCGAATGATATGGGCAGGAGAAGCAGGGGCTCGAATTTCCGGACAATCGCCAGGTACATGAGTATGCCTGAGATTGCGAACATGATGATCTCTTTGTAGGTTATGGCCGCGAAGCCTGTGGACCGAAGAAAGCCAACCATAGCATCGGCCAAGGAAAGTCGCCCCTTTCTCCGTTAAGCGGGGTCGATCGTCAGAAGAGCGTCTCCAGTGTTCACCGACGCGCCCTTCTCGACCGCAATACCCCTGACGACTCCAATGCGTCCAGCGAAGATCTCATTCTCCATCTTCATGGCTTCGAGCATCATCACAACTGTCCTGGGCTCGACCTTGTCGCCGGCTTTCACCTTGATATCGATAATAGTGCCTGGCATCGGGGCCTTCACTGCGTTAGCTTTGCCCGAGCCGGATGGCTTGGATGGTGCGGCCGGCTTGGCCGGCGCCGCCTGGGCAGTCGGGACAGCGGGAGCAGTCGGCGCGACTGGCGCATGGGTCACTGCAGAAGGCACGCCAACCTCATCGACTTCAACATCGTATGCATTTCCGTTGACACGGACGCGGAACTTTCTCACTTCACCGTTCCTCCTTGATATCGAATGCTATTGCCTCATGGCTCGCTGCCGGCCGGCCATGTTATCGCGCCTTCCAGCTAGACCCCACAGGTTAGCCTGGGCAGGATACGCGCGCGCGGATGCCCCGGCAGCATCTGGGCGGGTCTGTTCACCAGTGATGATCGCCATCACAGCTGCGATAGCTGCTATCTCTTCCTCAGCACGAGCGGACGGCTGCCCTGCATGGTCTGCCGCTGGTGCAGCAATCGCGTCCGGCTCGGGTTCTGGCGCTAGGTCAGTCTCTTCACCTGTGTGAGATTCCTCTTCATCCTCGCCATCATCTTGGCTTCCACCGGCTCCAGCTCTGGCAGTGCCATGTTTGCCATTGGACATCTTCGCCATCATCAGCATCACGCCCTGAAGGATGGCAAGGCCCACGAAGGTGACTGCCATTCCCATTAGGGTCGTCTGCAGCCCCAGGCCGAGCTTGCCAAGTAGTGTCATCTGCTCCATTTGTATCGCCTCCCCTTACACCGGGATGTTCCCGTGTTTCTTAGGCGGTCGGTTCTCGCGCTTGGACGATAGCACGTCGAGAGACGCGATGATCTTAGCGCGCGTCTCAGCCGGGTCGATGACGTCATCGATGTAGCCACGGGATGCTGCGACGTACGGGTTGGCGAACTTCGTCCTGTAATCGTCTATTTTATCAGCCCGCGCGGCCTCTGGATTCTTGGCTTCTTCGATGTCTCTCCGGAATATTATGTTCGCTGCGCCATCTGGCCCCATCACTGCTATCTCAGCTCCTGGCCAGGCCAGCACCGTATCAGCGCCAAGATCTCTGCTGCACATGGCCAGATACGCGCCTCCGTAGGCCTTCCGAACAATCACCGTCACCTTCGGGACTGTCGCCTCTGAGTATGCGTAGAGCAGCTTGGCGCCGTGCCTGATTATCCCGCCGGTCTCCTGGTTCACGCCGGGCAGGAACCCGGGCACATCCACTAGGTTCAGCACTGCCACATTGAATGCATCGCAGAACCGGATGAACCTCGCTGCCTTGTCGGACGCGTTGATGTCAAGGCAGCCTGCGGCGATCTTCGGTTGGTTGGCGATGATGCCGACGGGATAGCCGCCCACGCGTGCGAACCCCACGATGATGTTGGCAGCGTAGTGCTCGTGCACCTCTAGAAAATCGCCGCCGTCGATTATCTTGTTGATCACGGCGTGCATGTCATACGGTCTGTTGGATTCAGGAGGAATGATGTTTCGCAGCTCGGCGACTATCGTCGATGCCGCCTCGCCCGCTGCTGAGCCAGCCGGAGCGTCTTCAAGGTTGTTTGACGGAAGGAACGACAGAAGCTTGCGGATCGTGAGGAAACACTCGTCCTCAGAGTCATGCATGAAGTGAGCCACGCCGCTGACGCGGTTATGCGTGCCGGCGCCGCCCAACTCCTCAGCGGTGACCTCTTCCTTAGTGACTGCCTTTATCACCTGAGGGCCTGTAATGAACATATTGGCGCCCTGAACCATGAAGACGAAGTCGGTGATGGCGGGGGAGTACACGGCGCCGCCTGCGCACGGCCCGAGAATCACCGAGATCTGTGGGATGACTCCCGACGCTATGGTATTCCTGTAGAAGATCTGGCCGTACCCGGAGAGAGCATCGACGCCCTCCTGAATACGTGCTCCGCCTGAATCGTTGATTCCAATGAGGGGGGCGCCGACCTTCATGGCCATGTCCATGACCTTGCATATCTTCTTCGCGTGCATCTCGCCCAAGGAACCGCCCATTACGGTGAAGTCTTGGGAGAAAACGAACACCTTGCGCCCGTTCACGGCGCCATATCCGGTTACGACTCCTTCGCCTGGCAGATCCTGCTCAGGCATCCCGAAATCCTGGCATCTGTGCTCTACGAACATGTCGAGTTCAGTGAAGGTCCCCGGGTCCAGCAACTTCTCAATCCGCTCTCTCGCAGTGAGTTTCCCGCTCTGATGCTGCTTCTCGATCCTCTTTGCTCCGCCTCCCTGGAGGACTTTCTCTCTCCGGGCGGCCAGATTCTGCAGCTTGTCATTGTCGCCCAAATATGCTCACCTCGCATCTATGGTCCGGCAGGCCACTACTATATGGGGTCTGCCCCGCCTGCACACCTGTGCGCCTCCTCGCCGAGCGCGGTACGTCTGTGTACATTATACACTTTTCGGATACTTCCTGCCATATGAGAGGAACGGGGGCAAGAGTGGATTCTGCTGCCATCGACCCATTCATTATTGTCCCCGAAAACTGGAGGAATGGAGGCTGAATTGTAGTATCACTGTACAGCGATCTGGCAAGTCGATGAACGTTATGAGGTGGCGCACTATGGATTTCGTGGAGCTTAGGAGCGACACATGCACTCTTCCCACCGAAGAGATGCGGGAGGCAATGCGCAACGCCGAGGTGGGAGACGATGTTCTCGGAGAAGACCCAACGGTTGCACGGCTTGAGGCCATGGCTGCCTCGAAGGTTGGCAAGGAGGCGGCGCTGTTCTGCCCATCTGGAACCATGGGAAATCTGGTGGCGATCATGACTCATTGTGGCCGCGGCGATGAAGCCATAATGGAATCAGAGTGCCACATCTACTACTACGAGGTCGGTGGAATGTCGGCTATCGCTGGTGTTGTGCCCAGGCTTGTAAGAGGCATGAACGGGGTCCTAGATCCCGCCGATGTGAAGGCCGCCATCAGGGAGAAGAACATCCACTACGCGCCCGCTGCCTGTCTATGCATAGAGAACACTCACAACAGGGGCGGCGGAACGGTCACCGATATCGCGACGATGACCGCTTTGGGCGCCGTGGCCCGTGAGAATGGACTCGCAGTCCATATGGATGGGGCCAGGATCTTCAACGCGTCCATAGCTCTCGATGTGGACCCGGCGGATCTGGCGCGTCCGGCGGATTCGGTGATGTTCTGTCTCTCCAAAGGACTTTCCGCCCCTGTAGGTTCAATGCTGGCAGGATCCGCTGAGTTCATAGCGCGCGCCAGGAAGAATCGGAAAATAGTTGGCGGCGGTATGAGGCAGGCGGGTGTGCTTGCAGCAGCGGGCATCGTGGCGCTGGAGAAGATGATCGGCAGGCTTGCAGAGGATCACGCGAACGCCAGGGCCTTCGCTGAGGGGCTTTCGCAGATACCGGGCATATCGATCAACACCAGCACTGTACAGACGAATATCGTGGTGTTCGACATATCCGCGCTGGGAATCGGTTCCAGCAGATTCGCTTCTGAGCTTGAAGCCCTGGGGGTTAAGGTGAGCACGAGGCCTCCCGAAGGTATCCGCGCGGTCGCCAACAGGCACTTCACTGCGAAAGACGTGAACCGAGCGCTGGATGCAGTAATGGAGATAAGCCAAAGGCGCCTCAGGTAACTAGCTGCGATGGCGACGGAGAAGGGGGACTGGCCACGTGAGCACGGCATGCGCTGCAGCACAGATCATCGCCGAGAACGTAGACAGCTTAGTCACCATCGATTTCCACGCCCGCGGGATTGTTGAACCCATCTACAGGGCAGCCAGAGCCAGGCAGGGTGGGCAACCTCTGGCGTATCGCGCGGCGTTGGCGCTCGCAGGGGCGTGTGCGCCCAGCGAGGGCGGGATTTACGCTAGGCCGACTGTGATCATCGGGACCGGATTCATGATCCGAGCTGCAGGCGCTCCTGAGACAGACGGAATCACAGGGGCTGCGCTTCTCGCTAGGGGCCTTACCATGGCGCACAGGGCCATTCCTTTGATTGTGTCGGAAGAAGCTGCAATCGACGTTCTGCAGGCTGCATGCTCTGCGGCTGGGTTGGCGCCTGCTATTGTACGCAACGGAGCAGGCGATGAGATGCAGGTTGCATCAGCGGTGGAGGCTTTTAGGTGTGGCGCTGACGTGGGTGTGCCGCCGGTTGTTCTGGTCTCGTTCCCCCTGGATCGCAATAAGGCCCTAGCTGCTGCGCAGTC from Clostridia bacterium encodes:
- a CDS encoding biotin/lipoyl-containing protein, whose amino-acid sequence is MRKFRVRVNGNAYDVEVDEVGVPSAVTHAPVAPTAPAVPTAQAAPAKPAAPSKPSGSGKANAVKAPMPGTIIDIKVKAGDKVEPRTVVMMLEAMKMENEIFAGRIGVVRGIAVEKGASVNTGDALLTIDPA
- a CDS encoding carboxyl transferase domain-containing protein, producing MGDNDKLQNLAARREKVLQGGGAKRIEKQHQSGKLTARERIEKLLDPGTFTELDMFVEHRCQDFGMPEQDLPGEGVVTGYGAVNGRKVFVFSQDFTVMGGSLGEMHAKKICKVMDMAMKVGAPLIGINDSGGARIQEGVDALSGYGQIFYRNTIASGVIPQISVILGPCAGGAVYSPAITDFVFMVQGANMFITGPQVIKAVTKEEVTAEELGGAGTHNRVSGVAHFMHDSEDECFLTIRKLLSFLPSNNLEDAPAGSAAGEAASTIVAELRNIIPPESNRPYDMHAVINKIIDGGDFLEVHEHYAANIIVGFARVGGYPVGIIANQPKIAAGCLDINASDKAARFIRFCDAFNVAVLNLVDVPGFLPGVNQETGGIIRHGAKLLYAYSEATVPKVTVIVRKAYGGAYLAMCSRDLGADTVLAWPGAEIAVMGPDGAANIIFRRDIEEAKNPEAARADKIDDYRTKFANPYVAASRGYIDDVIDPAETRAKIIASLDVLSSKRENRPPKKHGNIPV
- a CDS encoding cobalamin B12-binding domain-containing protein, whose protein sequence is MDKKIRVLVAKPGLDGHDRGAKVVARALRDAGMEVIYTGLRQTPDQIVATAIQEDVDAIAMSILSGAHGYLFPRVMELLAERGVDDILVIGGGIIPEEDIPALKECGIAEIFGPGTLTSDTVRFIRENVKK
- the meaB gene encoding methylmalonyl Co-A mutase-associated GTPase MeaB, with the protein product MSHIDLARRAICRDIRAVSRLMTVFENKAEGFEEAYATVYPYTGRAHVIGVTGPPGSGKSTLVDKIVGGFRERGRLVGIVAVDPTSPFTGGALLGDRVRMQRHSTDDGVFIRSMGTRGHLGGVSRATSGAVDVLDAAGYDYVIIETVGVGQSEVEIASIADTVVLVQVPGLGDDIQVIKAGVMEIGDIFVVNKKDRPGVERTVAEIRVALELGGDGRAGGRGSGGHHGSAGSATKSKAGPEGESASASGSAPGWRPPILQTMAETGEGVPELCAQCDAHFNAMESSGALAERRYRRARTETMQITSERIWRGLEDDPHALQAAEDLAWSVARRATDPYGAAEALYRMLVG
- a CDS encoding sodium ion-translocating decarboxylase subunit beta, with the protein product MADAMVGFLRSTGFAAITYKEIIMFAISGILMYLAIVRKFEPLLLLPISFGMLLANLPLAGLMDGPKDGVIGGLLYYLYQGVKLGIYPPLIFLGVGAMTDFGPLIANPSTILLGAAAQFGIFITFIGALLLGFTPAEAGSIGIIGGADGPTAIYVTTRLAPHLLGPIAIAAYSYMALVPIIQPPIMRALTRKTDREIVMEQLRPVSKTERILFPIIVTLVVGLMLPSAAALVASLMMGNLLRESAVVDRLSKTAQNELINIITIFLGTTVGATANAASFLNWKTISIIILGLIAFSGGTAGGVLLGDLMCWLSKRKVNPLIGSAGVSAVPMAARVVQVVAQEEKPGNFLLMHAMGPNVAGVIGSAIVAGVLLSRFGGL
- a CDS encoding GntG family PLP-dependent aldolase encodes the protein MDFVELRSDTCTLPTEEMREAMRNAEVGDDVLGEDPTVARLEAMAASKVGKEAALFCPSGTMGNLVAIMTHCGRGDEAIMESECHIYYYEVGGMSAIAGVVPRLVRGMNGVLDPADVKAAIREKNIHYAPAACLCIENTHNRGGGTVTDIATMTALGAVARENGLAVHMDGARIFNASIALDVDPADLARPADSVMFCLSKGLSAPVGSMLAGSAEFIARARKNRKIVGGGMRQAGVLAAAGIVALEKMIGRLAEDHANARAFAEGLSQIPGISINTSTVQTNIVVFDISALGIGSSRFASELEALGVKVSTRPPEGIRAVANRHFTAKDVNRALDAVMEISQRRLR
- a CDS encoding methylmalonyl-CoA mutase family protein, with amino-acid sequence MAELQKEDLKIAHSRWRGVTYTKVVSKFPERKARFEGSSGIEVEPLYTPFDTENTDYLENIGYPGEFPFTRGVQPTMYRGRFWTMRQYAGFATAEESNRRYKYLLDQGQTGLSVAFDLPTQIGYDSDNALSLGEVGKVGVAIDSLADMEILFGGIPLDKVSTSMTINAPASVLLAMYIAVAEKQGVTADQLDGTIQNDILKEYAARGTYIFPPKPSMRLITNIFEYCSKSVPKWNTISISGYHIREAGATAVQEVAFTLADGIAYVQAAVDAGLAVDDFAPRLSFFFNAHNDLFEEVAKFRAARRLWAKVMRDRFGAKNPKSMMLRFHTQTAGCTLTAQQPDNNVVRVAMQALAAVLGGTQSLHTNSRDEALALPSQDSVRIALRTQQIIAYESGVADTVDPMAGSYYVESLTDKIEAAAAGYIKRIDEMGGAAAAIERGFIQNEIEESAYKYQMELESSDRVVVGLNKFQITEAPPKGLLKVDPAVGEQQRAKLAALRGRRDGAAVGVALDALRQAASGSDNLMPYIIDAVKAYATLGEICDTLRGVFGEYKPQAAY
- the mce gene encoding methylmalonyl-CoA epimerase, which encodes MIKSVDHIGIAVSDLDAAIRVYTDTLGIALNGAETVPEQKVRVAFLPAGETEIELLESTDPEGPIAKFIEKKGEGIQHIAFRVDDIDAALEEMKAKGVRLIDEKPRYGAGGARIAFLHPKSTGGVLIELCEREGEKK
- a CDS encoding biotin transporter BioY, coding for MSTRRMVLAAVFAATIAVSAFVVIPIPGSPVPFTMQVLVVLLASAVLGSKTGFASVLAYLAIGALGVPVFSGGRAGIAVLAGPTGGYLWGFLLASAVVGRIASGTGSVADFGAGAGSDAACSANSDRWRMLLAMSAGIAVIYVFGWVQLAIVANIGFARAFTVGVLPFIPLDLAKAAAAGSIALRVRRVTESARASMSL
- a CDS encoding OadG family protein, whose protein sequence is MEQMTLLGKLGLGLQTTLMGMAVTFVGLAILQGVMLMMAKMSNGKHGTARAGAGGSQDDGEDEEESHTGEETDLAPEPEPDAIAAPAADHAGQPSARAEEEIAAIAAVMAIITGEQTRPDAAGASARAYPAQANLWGLAGRRDNMAGRQRAMRQ